A window of Christiangramia forsetii KT0803 contains these coding sequences:
- the pruA gene encoding L-glutamate gamma-semialdehyde dehydrogenase, whose translation MGKGFFHVPVAVNEPVKSYEPGSPEREEVLLTYKDLYNANTEVPLYIGSKEIKTGDTKTINPPHDHKHEVGTYHLAKKKHVEEAIEAALEARKKWSKLEWEQRAAIFLKAADLIAGPYRQKMNAATMIGQSKNVYQAEIDAACEICDFLRFNVEYMSQLYNEQPESSDGVWNRVEYRPLEGFVYAITPFNFTAIAGNLPSSAALMGNVAVWKPSDSQMLSAQVLMEVFKEAGVPDGVINMINGDPEMVTDTVLASPDFAGIHFTGSTDVFKGIWAKIGNNIHKYKTYPRIVGETGGKDFILAHPTAKAKQVATAISRGAFEYQGQKCSAASRVYLPKSLWPEIKEFVKEDVESFKMGSPEDMTNFINAVIHEGSFDKLASYIDKAKKDKDAEIVVGGNYDKSKGYFIEPTVILTTDPHYTTMETELFGPVVTIYVYDDKNFDEKKWVDICETVDNTSIYGLTGAILSGDRYAAAQATDLLQNAAGNFYINDKPTGAVVGQQPFGGARSSGTNDKAGSKMNLMRWISARLIKETFVPATDYRYPFMGE comes from the coding sequence ATGGGAAAAGGATTTTTTCACGTTCCTGTAGCTGTTAATGAGCCAGTTAAGAGTTACGAGCCAGGAAGCCCGGAAAGAGAAGAAGTATTACTTACTTACAAAGATTTATACAACGCCAATACAGAGGTTCCTCTGTATATTGGATCTAAAGAAATTAAAACAGGCGATACAAAAACCATCAACCCACCGCATGACCATAAACACGAAGTGGGAACTTACCATTTAGCTAAGAAGAAGCATGTTGAAGAAGCTATTGAAGCAGCTTTAGAAGCAAGAAAAAAATGGTCGAAACTGGAATGGGAACAGCGTGCCGCTATATTTTTAAAAGCTGCAGATCTTATCGCTGGCCCGTACAGACAAAAAATGAATGCTGCTACCATGATTGGGCAGTCAAAAAATGTTTATCAGGCTGAAATTGATGCGGCATGTGAAATCTGTGATTTTCTTCGTTTTAACGTAGAATATATGTCTCAGCTTTATAATGAGCAGCCAGAATCTTCTGATGGTGTATGGAATCGTGTAGAATACAGACCTTTAGAAGGTTTTGTTTACGCAATCACGCCCTTTAATTTTACTGCAATCGCAGGGAATTTACCTTCTAGTGCTGCTTTGATGGGAAATGTTGCGGTATGGAAACCGAGTGATAGCCAGATGCTATCTGCTCAGGTTCTTATGGAAGTATTTAAAGAAGCAGGAGTCCCTGATGGTGTAATTAACATGATCAATGGCGATCCAGAAATGGTTACGGATACCGTACTGGCAAGTCCAGATTTTGCCGGAATTCACTTTACGGGAAGTACAGATGTATTTAAAGGCATCTGGGCAAAAATTGGTAATAATATTCATAAATACAAAACTTATCCTCGAATTGTTGGAGAGACAGGAGGTAAAGATTTTATACTTGCTCACCCAACAGCAAAAGCTAAACAAGTTGCTACGGCAATTTCAAGAGGTGCCTTTGAGTATCAGGGGCAAAAATGTAGTGCCGCTTCTCGTGTGTACTTACCAAAAAGTCTTTGGCCAGAGATCAAAGAATTTGTGAAGGAAGATGTTGAATCCTTCAAAATGGGATCACCGGAAGATATGACTAATTTCATCAACGCTGTTATCCACGAAGGATCATTTGATAAATTGGCAAGCTATATAGATAAGGCTAAGAAAGATAAGGATGCAGAGATCGTAGTTGGTGGAAATTATGATAAATCTAAGGGTTACTTTATTGAACCAACGGTAATTCTTACTACAGATCCTCATTACACAACTATGGAAACCGAATTATTCGGTCCTGTGGTGACTATATATGTTTACGACGATAAGAACTTTGACGAAAAGAAATGGGTAGATATCTGCGAAACTGTAGATAACACCAGTATTTATGGTTTAACAGGAGCAATTTTATCTGGAGACCGTTATGCTGCTGCTCAGGCTACAGATTTACTTCAGAATGCTGCCGGGAATTTCTACATCAACGACAAACCGACAGGTGCTGTAGTAGGTCAACAACCTTTTGGCGGAGCAAGATCTAGTGGTACAAATGACAAAGCAGGATCTAAAATGAATCTTATGAGATGGATTTCGGCAAGATTGATCAAGGAAACTTTTGTTCCTGCAACGGATTATAGATACCCATTCATGGGAGAATAG
- a CDS encoding Na(+)-translocating NADH-quinone reductase subunit A: MSKDIRIKRGLSLRLEGEAAKELVKAPRSKTYAIKPPDFHTVVPKMVVKEGAKLLAGDEIFYSKYTDEIRFTTPVSGVLKEIKRGDKRKILEVIIEADTEDAYRDFGKLDASKAEARDVQERILESGCGAFIYQRPYDIVADPKDTPKAIFISAVTTAPLAADKGFIIKDKVEAFQEGINALGKLTSGKVHVSVDDSSAEYLKNIQGVELHHVNGEHPAGNVGVQIHKIDPINRGEFVWTVGVEDVAIIGNVFLTGEYRADRTVAVTGSEAKDRKYYKTTIGANVSDLIGQAPDSVRIISGDVLTGTQLSNNQYLGFFENEVTLIPEGNNYRMFGWLPFTYNHIHSNSHTSLSWLFPKRKFTPTTNLNGEERALVVTGEMEEVLPMDIYPMQLIKACMAGDIEKMENLGIYEVAPEDFALVEYVNTSKIEIQEVIRLGLDLMITEVG, from the coding sequence ATGTCAAAAGACATTCGAATTAAAAGAGGATTATCTCTACGATTAGAAGGGGAGGCGGCAAAAGAGCTTGTAAAAGCTCCACGATCTAAGACTTACGCGATCAAACCGCCAGATTTTCACACTGTTGTACCTAAAATGGTTGTCAAAGAAGGGGCAAAACTCCTTGCCGGTGATGAGATTTTCTATTCAAAATATACAGATGAAATTCGCTTTACTACACCTGTAAGCGGTGTTCTTAAAGAAATCAAAAGAGGAGATAAGAGAAAGATCCTTGAAGTGATTATTGAGGCAGATACCGAAGATGCTTACCGTGATTTTGGTAAATTGGATGCATCTAAGGCTGAAGCTAGAGATGTGCAGGAACGAATTCTGGAAAGTGGTTGTGGTGCCTTTATTTATCAGCGACCTTACGATATTGTTGCAGATCCTAAAGACACTCCAAAGGCTATTTTTATTTCTGCCGTAACTACTGCACCTCTTGCAGCTGATAAAGGTTTTATCATAAAAGATAAAGTTGAAGCTTTTCAGGAAGGTATCAATGCTTTAGGAAAATTAACTTCAGGAAAAGTTCATGTTTCTGTAGATGATAGTTCAGCAGAATACCTGAAGAATATTCAGGGGGTTGAATTACATCATGTTAACGGAGAGCATCCTGCAGGAAATGTGGGTGTGCAAATTCATAAGATAGATCCTATTAACAGAGGAGAGTTTGTTTGGACGGTAGGTGTTGAAGATGTTGCTATTATTGGTAATGTTTTTCTAACCGGTGAATATCGTGCAGATAGAACTGTAGCTGTTACGGGAAGTGAAGCAAAAGATAGAAAGTATTATAAAACTACCATAGGAGCAAATGTTTCAGACCTTATTGGTCAGGCTCCGGATAGTGTTAGAATTATTTCAGGAGATGTATTGACTGGAACTCAGCTTTCCAATAATCAATACCTTGGATTTTTTGAAAACGAAGTGACTTTGATACCTGAAGGTAATAATTATAGAATGTTTGGTTGGTTACCATTTACCTATAATCATATTCACTCAAACTCACACACTTCTTTATCCTGGTTATTTCCAAAAAGAAAGTTTACGCCCACAACCAACCTTAATGGTGAAGAGCGTGCTTTAGTGGTAACCGGAGAAATGGAAGAAGTGTTGCCAATGGATATATACCCTATGCAGCTTATCAAAGCTTGTATGGCAGGTGACATTGAGAAAATGGAAAATCTTGGGATTTATGAAGTAGCTCCTGAAGATTTTGCGTTAGTGGAATATGTGAACACATCTAAAATTGAGATTCAGGAAGTAATTAGATTAGGTCTGGATTTAATGATCACCGAAGTAGGTTAA
- a CDS encoding DUF5103 domain-containing protein, with amino-acid sequence MKVFLFILFLATTPISGFCQIVEETPPPSFIRTVIFEGDSVENTGNPIIRLGSRINLSFDDIIGDEADYYYTIEHYNFDWTPSQLSKNEYIEGFDDVRITQYTNALNTLQPFTHYRLSIPNSNVKRLKVSGNYLLKVFNSSRELLFSRKFMIYEPIAQVGAEIRRSRDLNFIDEKQVVNFSINSPDLLLKNPDENVKVSLIQNFNQKLAIKDLKPQYTIANELIYRYDSESSFWGGNEFLQFDNKEIRVTTSDIASIELGELYHHYLFLDFTRKNEPYTYNPDINGGFVIRNIQAQNSDIEAEYVWMHFRLKNYDIIEDSEIHIYGGFNNFELDKSTLLTYNEESGYYEGARLFKQGFYNYKYVLLNKDGSIDDGFISGNFDETENVYTILVYYRTPGARYDRLIGVGYANSRNIRN; translated from the coding sequence ATGAAAGTTTTTCTATTCATCTTATTTTTAGCGACAACTCCAATTTCAGGCTTTTGCCAGATAGTTGAAGAGACTCCTCCCCCCTCCTTTATAAGAACTGTAATATTTGAAGGTGACTCTGTAGAAAATACCGGAAATCCGATTATTAGACTCGGTAGTAGAATCAACCTCAGTTTTGATGATATCATTGGTGATGAGGCCGATTATTATTACACCATAGAACATTATAATTTTGACTGGACTCCCAGCCAACTCTCAAAAAATGAGTACATAGAAGGTTTTGACGATGTTAGGATCACTCAGTACACAAATGCACTTAATACGCTACAGCCATTCACTCATTACAGGTTATCTATACCTAATAGTAATGTAAAGCGATTAAAAGTGTCGGGTAATTATCTTTTGAAAGTTTTCAATTCCAGCCGCGAACTTTTATTCTCCAGAAAATTTATGATCTATGAACCAATCGCGCAGGTTGGTGCTGAAATTAGAAGATCACGAGACCTGAACTTCATAGATGAGAAACAGGTTGTAAACTTCAGTATAAATTCACCCGATCTACTTTTGAAGAATCCCGATGAAAATGTAAAGGTAAGCCTGATTCAAAATTTTAATCAAAAACTTGCCATTAAAGATCTAAAGCCTCAATACACTATTGCAAACGAGCTTATTTATAGATATGATAGTGAATCTTCATTTTGGGGAGGGAATGAATTTTTGCAATTTGATAATAAGGAAATAAGAGTAACCACTTCAGATATTGCCAGTATAGAATTAGGGGAACTCTACCACCATTACCTCTTTCTGGATTTTACCAGGAAAAATGAACCTTATACCTATAACCCCGATATCAATGGTGGCTTTGTGATAAGAAATATACAGGCGCAAAATTCAGATATCGAAGCTGAGTATGTATGGATGCATTTTCGACTAAAGAATTATGATATAATAGAGGATAGTGAGATACACATATATGGTGGATTCAATAATTTTGAATTAGATAAAAGCACACTACTTACTTATAATGAAGAAAGCGGGTATTATGAAGGAGCACGTTTATTCAAACAGGGTTTCTACAATTACAAATATGTTCTTTTAAATAAAGACGGTAGCATTGATGACGGATTTATAAGCGGAAATTTTGATGAAACTGAAAATGTTTATACCATTTTAGTGTACTATCGCACCCCGGGAGCAAGATATGACCGTCTAATTGGGGTTGGATATGCTAATTCCAGGAATATTCGAAACTAA
- a CDS encoding DUF3667 domain-containing protein has product MLEKHEKRDVLYKYRGKTCLNCELPLEKSDHFCPNCGQKNSTRKLNFSDFIVEFFSGLFSYDSRLQRTLRVLLFKPGQISKDYINGKRMRYANPFRFYLSASIIFFLIAGISESFEGVNLQEQDENFQNEVAKIQQDTLLQSELNEIPALKQNNIKLDSLIKSIPSKRKETEESYKDVYLSQTELDSTNYINRNATKFTIFYRYYKASNEISPEAAMTELQYEKTKWNYWLYEKSIKFNLIYNNPKIFADYFISKLPFIIFFYLPVFALFIWLLYLRRSFNYMEHLVFAFHVQTTLFVLYIIGYSIDYILNSDWGIALANTVFIFYLYKSMRNFYGQGRVKTVLKFVLLNIIFFTLAIIAAIIALIVSFSIF; this is encoded by the coding sequence ATGTTGGAAAAACATGAAAAGAGGGATGTGCTCTATAAATATCGGGGGAAAACCTGTTTAAATTGTGAACTTCCACTTGAGAAAAGCGATCATTTCTGCCCCAATTGTGGACAAAAAAATAGTACTCGAAAATTAAATTTCAGCGATTTTATAGTTGAATTTTTTTCCGGTCTATTTTCATATGATTCACGTCTTCAAAGAACATTACGGGTCTTATTATTTAAACCGGGACAAATATCTAAAGACTACATCAACGGAAAAAGAATGCGCTATGCTAATCCTTTTCGGTTTTATCTCAGCGCATCTATTATATTCTTTCTTATTGCCGGAATATCTGAAAGCTTTGAGGGTGTAAACCTGCAGGAACAGGATGAGAATTTTCAAAATGAAGTCGCAAAAATACAGCAGGACACCTTATTGCAATCTGAGCTTAATGAAATTCCCGCTTTAAAACAGAACAATATAAAATTAGACTCGCTTATAAAAAGTATTCCGAGTAAAAGGAAAGAAACAGAAGAGTCGTATAAAGATGTTTATCTAAGTCAGACTGAGCTAGACAGTACGAATTATATAAACCGTAACGCCACCAAGTTCACTATTTTCTATCGCTATTATAAAGCTTCTAACGAAATCTCTCCGGAAGCAGCAATGACTGAACTTCAATATGAAAAAACCAAATGGAATTACTGGCTTTATGAAAAATCTATAAAGTTTAACCTGATATACAATAATCCAAAAATCTTTGCAGATTACTTTATTAGTAAGCTGCCATTTATTATATTCTTTTACCTACCCGTTTTTGCATTATTTATATGGCTTCTTTACCTGAGGAGGTCTTTTAATTACATGGAGCATCTTGTATTCGCCTTTCATGTACAAACTACACTGTTCGTCCTTTATATTATTGGTTATTCTATAGATTATATTCTAAATTCTGATTGGGGAATTGCGCTTGCAAACACAGTTTTTATATTCTATTTATATAAATCTATGCGCAATTTTTATGGTCAGGGTCGTGTTAAAACGGTTTTAAAGTTCGTTTTATTGAACATAATATTTTTTACATTAGCTATAATAGCTGCAATTATAGCTCTAATTGTATCTTTTTCAATTTTTTAA
- a CDS encoding NADH:ubiquinone reductase (Na(+)-transporting) subunit B produces MEWIRQRLDKIKEPFSKGQKLEKYAPAVNALDTFLFTPNHTTQKGAHIRDAVDLKRTMITVVLALVPALIFGMWNGGYQYYTQLGEAFTFWEAIGHGALKILPMIAVSYGVGLGIEFAFAIFRGHEVNEGYLVTGLLIPMIMPIDIPLWMVGLSVVFAVLVGKEAFGGTGMNILNPALTARAFAFFAYPTYMSGNSVWVSNASEVDAVSGETILGSLASGSEVSYSAMNMFSGVIPGSIAETSVICILAGALILVLTKVGSWRIILSAFIGAALMGLIFNALPSMGLEGNALTNFPWYLHLIVGGLAFGIVFMATDPVSAAQTMKGKWIYGFLIGFLSVMIRVFNPAYPEGVMLGILLMNVFAPTIDHYVVQANVNRRKKRLKNANPQVETA; encoded by the coding sequence ATGGAATGGATTAGACAACGATTAGATAAAATCAAGGAGCCTTTTAGTAAAGGACAAAAATTAGAAAAGTATGCTCCCGCAGTTAACGCGCTGGATACTTTCCTTTTTACTCCTAATCATACAACACAAAAAGGAGCGCACATTCGTGATGCGGTAGACCTTAAGAGAACCATGATTACAGTGGTTCTTGCCCTCGTTCCGGCGCTTATCTTCGGAATGTGGAATGGTGGTTACCAATATTATACCCAGTTAGGTGAAGCTTTTACTTTTTGGGAAGCTATTGGTCACGGAGCTCTAAAGATCTTACCAATGATCGCCGTATCTTACGGGGTAGGTTTAGGTATTGAATTTGCCTTTGCAATTTTCAGAGGTCACGAAGTGAATGAAGGTTACCTGGTAACAGGATTGCTTATCCCTATGATCATGCCTATAGATATCCCACTTTGGATGGTTGGTTTATCTGTAGTATTTGCAGTTCTTGTTGGGAAAGAAGCATTTGGAGGTACCGGAATGAATATTCTGAATCCTGCGCTTACCGCCAGGGCATTTGCATTTTTTGCATATCCTACCTATATGTCTGGTAACTCAGTATGGGTAAGTAATGCATCTGAAGTTGATGCTGTTTCCGGAGAAACTATTCTAGGTAGTCTGGCTTCAGGATCAGAAGTTTCATACTCTGCAATGAATATGTTCTCAGGAGTAATTCCGGGATCAATTGCTGAAACTTCAGTAATATGTATCCTTGCCGGAGCTTTAATTCTTGTGCTTACTAAGGTAGGAAGCTGGAGAATTATATTGAGTGCTTTTATAGGTGCTGCGCTTATGGGTCTTATATTTAATGCGCTTCCGTCCATGGGACTTGAAGGAAATGCCTTAACAAACTTCCCATGGTACTTACATTTAATTGTTGGCGGACTGGCATTTGGAATTGTCTTTATGGCAACAGATCCTGTCTCGGCGGCTCAAACCATGAAAGGTAAATGGATCTATGGATTCCTTATTGGATTCCTCTCTGTAATGATTCGTGTATTTAACCCGGCATATCCTGAAGGTGTGATGTTAGGAATTCTTTTAATGAATGTATTCGCACCAACTATAGATCACTACGTGGTTCAGGCTAATGTGAACAGAAGAAAGAAAAGACTTAAGAATGCTAATCCTCAGGTAGAAACAGCATAG
- the nqrE gene encoding NADH:ubiquinone reductase (Na(+)-transporting) subunit E: MELVNLFVRSIFIENMIFAYFLGMCSYLAVSKTVKTAVGLGAAVIFVLLVTVPINFLLDNYLLKPGALVWLGESYKDVDLSFLSFIMFIAVIASMVQLVEMIVEKFAPALYGALGIFLPLIAVNCAILGGSLFMQQKDFSGMSEAVTYGLGSGIGWFLAILAIAAIREKIAYSNVPAPLKGLGITFIITGLMALGFMSFMGIKL; the protein is encoded by the coding sequence ATGGAATTAGTTAACCTATTTGTAAGAAGTATTTTCATTGAAAATATGATCTTCGCCTATTTCCTAGGAATGTGTTCCTACCTGGCGGTATCAAAAACTGTAAAAACAGCTGTTGGTTTAGGTGCTGCAGTAATATTCGTATTGCTTGTTACTGTACCAATTAACTTTTTACTGGACAATTATTTATTAAAACCTGGAGCCCTGGTTTGGCTTGGGGAGAGTTATAAAGATGTAGATCTAAGTTTCTTAAGTTTTATCATGTTTATTGCAGTAATTGCTTCCATGGTGCAACTTGTAGAGATGATCGTTGAAAAGTTCGCTCCGGCACTTTACGGGGCACTTGGTATATTCTTACCTCTTATTGCGGTAAACTGTGCGATCCTTGGAGGATCACTTTTTATGCAGCAAAAGGATTTCAGCGGAATGTCTGAGGCTGTAACGTATGGTCTGGGAAGTGGAATTGGATGGTTTCTGGCAATTCTTGCCATTGCCGCAATTAGAGAGAAAATTGCCTACTCAAACGTTCCTGCGCCTTTAAAAGGTCTGGGAATTACATTTATCATTACCGGGTTAATGGCATTGGGTTTTATGAGTTTTATGGGAATTAAATTATAA
- a CDS encoding Na(+)-translocating NADH-quinone reductase subunit C, whose amino-acid sequence MEEKSVNKTNSNGYTFMFAVILVVVVASVLAFTATSLQPTQRENVRQEKMQNILATVGIETDRPGAQKLYDQYIIEELALDQNGEVDESVNAFEVDLAKELKKDVNEQAYPLYIAEVEGKKYYIVPLRGSGLWNAIFGYISIEDDINTIKGATFDHLGETPGLGAEITKQWFKEAFEEEKIFDGSGNLVGVSVVKGNIDASDKDDNKVDAISGATITGDGVSDMISERLKRYLPYFEKQKDIKVAIK is encoded by the coding sequence ATGGAAGAAAAATCAGTAAATAAAACAAACAGCAACGGCTATACTTTTATGTTCGCCGTGATTCTAGTAGTGGTTGTAGCGTCAGTACTTGCTTTTACTGCTACTTCATTACAACCTACGCAGCGTGAGAATGTGCGACAGGAGAAAATGCAGAATATTCTTGCTACTGTGGGCATTGAAACCGACAGGCCTGGTGCGCAGAAATTATACGACCAGTATATTATTGAAGAATTGGCCCTCGATCAAAATGGAGAGGTTGATGAATCTGTAAATGCCTTTGAAGTAGATCTTGCGAAAGAGCTGAAAAAAGATGTGAATGAGCAGGCGTATCCATTATATATTGCTGAAGTGGAAGGAAAGAAATATTATATAGTTCCATTAAGGGGTAGCGGACTTTGGAATGCTATCTTTGGATACATTTCTATCGAGGACGATATTAATACAATTAAAGGAGCGACTTTTGACCACCTTGGGGAAACACCAGGACTTGGTGCTGAAATTACAAAACAATGGTTTAAAGAAGCTTTTGAGGAAGAAAAGATCTTTGATGGAAGCGGTAATCTTGTAGGTGTATCGGTGGTGAAAGGAAACATTGATGCTTCCGATAAGGATGATAATAAAGTTGATGCCATTTCAGGAGCGACAATTACCGGTGACGGAGTTTCAGATATGATCTCAGAAAGGTTAAAGCGTTATTTACCTTATTTCGAGAAGCAAAAGGATATTAAAGTAGCAATAAAATAA
- a CDS encoding NRDE family protein, which produces MCTITLVPHPDSMNGFILTSNRDEAVSRNTLPPKKEIYKERKLFFPKDEKAGGTWIGVSENLRCVCLMNGSEKPHVRKPDYRKSRGIVVKDFLAGNKLKEMFKEYKLEDIEPFTMIVVDWHNGLVFFEFLWDGKRRRLTKLDMKDHIWSSSPLYSEEMKALRIKWFKNLKQSKGFSSESLLDFHHNAGEGDKQSSLIIDRGFLKTQSITQIQNSTKELKFWYESLKTKEVTENYFQFNV; this is translated from the coding sequence ATGTGCACAATTACGTTGGTTCCTCATCCAGACTCTATGAACGGTTTTATTTTAACCTCTAACAGGGACGAAGCCGTAAGCAGAAATACACTTCCTCCTAAAAAGGAAATTTATAAAGAAAGAAAGCTTTTTTTTCCAAAAGATGAAAAAGCTGGAGGTACCTGGATTGGAGTAAGTGAGAATTTACGTTGCGTGTGTCTTATGAATGGCTCAGAAAAACCTCATGTAAGAAAACCAGATTACCGAAAAAGTAGAGGAATAGTGGTAAAGGACTTCTTAGCAGGGAACAAGTTAAAGGAAATGTTTAAGGAGTATAAACTCGAAGATATTGAACCATTTACGATGATTGTGGTCGATTGGCATAATGGCCTTGTGTTTTTTGAATTTTTATGGGACGGTAAAAGGCGACGGCTAACTAAGCTGGATATGAAAGATCATATCTGGTCTTCTTCTCCATTATATTCTGAAGAGATGAAAGCTTTGCGGATCAAATGGTTCAAAAATCTAAAACAATCCAAAGGATTTTCTTCTGAAAGTTTACTTGATTTTCATCATAATGCCGGAGAAGGTGATAAACAATCTAGTTTAATTATAGATCGAGGATTTCTGAAAACACAAAGTATTACGCAAATACAAAATTCAACGAAGGAACTGAAATTTTGGTATGAAAGTCTTAAAACTAAAGAAGTGACTGAAAATTATTTTCAGTTCAATGTATAA
- the apaG gene encoding Co2+/Mg2+ efflux protein ApaG, with product MVQQVTKGIKISVETQFEGMFYKNYRSQFAFGYRITIENQSNDSVQLQSRFWQIKDALNNTQTVSGEGVVGKQPFLEPGERHTYKSGCLLTGSFGAMSGHYNMLNLSTSNNFKVKIPSFKLSAPYTLN from the coding sequence ATGGTTCAGCAGGTTACAAAAGGCATAAAAATTTCAGTCGAAACTCAATTCGAAGGTATGTTCTATAAAAATTATAGAAGTCAGTTTGCCTTTGGATATAGGATCACCATAGAGAACCAAAGCAATGATTCGGTACAATTACAATCAAGATTCTGGCAAATAAAAGATGCTTTGAACAATACTCAGACTGTTTCTGGAGAAGGAGTCGTTGGCAAACAACCATTTTTAGAACCGGGAGAGCGACATACTTATAAGAGTGGTTGCTTGCTCACTGGCTCCTTCGGGGCTATGAGCGGCCACTACAATATGCTGAATTTAAGCACCTCCAATAACTTTAAGGTAAAGATCCCTTCGTTTAAGTTAAGCGCTCCTTATACATTGAACTGA
- a CDS encoding NADH:ubiquinone reductase (Na(+)-transporting) subunit D codes for MAKEKKYNSAKEEEKKQEMILFLSDSEEKEHFLSKGNRKLLSDPLDDNNPITVQVLGICSALAITVQLEPAVVMAIAVMAVMAFSNMIISMLRNLIPSRIRIIVQLVVVASLVILVDQILKAYAYDVSKQLSVFIGLIITNCIVMGRLEAFALGNGVYKSFLDGIGNAAGYGLILIVVAFFRELLGSGKLFGFEVLGHQGATLAESTGLYSLGYENNGLMLLSPMALIVVGLIIWVQRARNRKLIEAN; via the coding sequence ATGGCTAAAGAGAAAAAATACAACTCTGCTAAAGAGGAAGAGAAGAAACAGGAAATGATCCTTTTTCTTTCAGATTCTGAAGAAAAAGAGCATTTTCTTTCCAAAGGGAATAGAAAATTATTATCAGATCCTTTAGATGATAACAACCCCATTACGGTACAGGTACTTGGTATTTGTTCTGCACTGGCAATTACTGTACAATTAGAGCCTGCAGTAGTTATGGCTATTGCGGTAATGGCGGTAATGGCATTTAGTAACATGATCATTTCTATGTTGCGTAATCTAATTCCAAGTAGAATTAGAATTATCGTTCAGCTGGTAGTGGTTGCATCTCTTGTTATTCTGGTAGACCAGATATTGAAAGCTTACGCTTACGATGTAAGTAAGCAGCTTTCGGTTTTCATTGGTCTTATTATTACAAACTGTATTGTAATGGGGCGTCTGGAAGCTTTCGCTTTGGGTAACGGAGTTTATAAGTCTTTTCTTGATGGAATTGGGAATGCTGCAGGATATGGGCTAATCCTTATTGTTGTAGCTTTTTTTAGAGAACTATTAGGATCTGGGAAATTATTCGGATTTGAAGTGCTTGGTCATCAGGGAGCCACGTTGGCAGAATCTACAGGACTATATTCACTGGGGTATGAGAATAACGGACTTATGTTATTGTCTCCGATGGCGCTTATTGTGGTAGGTTTGATTATCTGGGTGCAAAGAGCAAGAAACCGTAAACTAATTGAAGCAAACTAA